The Plectropomus leopardus isolate mb chromosome 14, YSFRI_Pleo_2.0, whole genome shotgun sequence DNA window ggaCCAGCTGTTTCTTTCATCAAGTaggtaataaaataataaaaaaaatcacaaacaaacaaggcaaactcAACCGTTTCATCTTCAGTGAAAATGTATTCAACTTTCCTCAGCTCTTTAAAGCAGTTGTCCTTACTGTTGATTTTACATGTCTTTGCTGTGGCCGCGTCTGGGACATAGCTGGAAATGTTAGCCGTTAGATGATCATTTCTTTTGCTCTTCAATGTCTGTTTATGCAAAACACATTAGTTCCTACTTTTTGCATGTCGACAAGCTGTAAAGTAGTCTTGCCACTGTGAGGTGAAGGGCAAAAAAGCAAATGCTTGATTATTATCCAATGTTATGTGGCGGGGccaaagtatattttaaaagtcaagcTGAGAGCCATTTAAAATTGGTCCAAGGGCCACAATTGGacagactttggacatgcctgatTTACAACCAAAGTGATCCCATTCACGTCATTGTCTGCTCTATAACCCAGACTCAGTAGGCCTATCCAAGGGAAgtgtctttcaaaatcataCCATCCAGAAAGTTTATCCTCTTAGATTTAAGGCATTTGTgttaactgttatttttgtgaaatatatccagagaagaaaaaaaaaccccttcaCTGGAAAATGTAGGCTGCTGTCTGGTATCTacaacaataatacaaaatgtaaagaattaAGAACCACATTTTAGATACAAATTTAGCCACTCCAAAcctttatttttagtttttaaaaacattaaactaaaTGGTAAAATTAATCCCCACAACCAATTTCGACTTCAACAAtataaaagatgctaaaattgtttgtttgtgctttatgtttAATGTAGTCATACAAAAGTCCTGACTGAAATGTCTGactctgatgttgtttttttctgtgttaatgatttctttgtttgtatACCTTCTGCATTGACAATAAAGACTTGACTGGAAAAATTCCTCAGTATATCATTTACACCCTCTCcagatatttccaggattttcaaGAATCTCCTGAATCCTTTCCTTGTATTTGGAATGCACAATTTACAATCATAGCaatgaatgacaaaaaactCTTATTTTCCAAACAGatattgtaatataataataaatctgcaaatatGCAATAGGCTTTATCAAAGGAAATGAGCAGGCCACGAGGGCAAACCCCATAACCAAAAATCTTTTGCAAATGAATTTCTTTGAGTTCTGTTAAGAAGTTTAGGTTATATTAATAATAGTGCCCTTGCCATCCAGTATTGATAGGGTTACTGGCTCTGAAAAGTAAGGGTTACAGAGATTTGTTTTCCATTCATACCTTGAAGTTCCACCCCTTTTTGGTTTTGATCTTATTATATTTGAAAAGAAGAAAGGTCACTGATTTAGGCTGCAGGGTAGAAAACAGAAAGCTGCTCTATCAGTAGACTATTatcctttccctttttttttttttacccctgaTTTCTGGTTCCAGCCCTGCAGCAAACAGTGACGCTATCCTCATGATCCCACTCTCATGCCCTGTTCATCATGAGGCACCCACAGTCCTTCTGCACACACAATCATAGaactaacactttaaaattcctatgaaataatgtgaaaaacaatgtcacaataatataattttataagGAATCAACTGCGTTCATAGTTATGGTAATTAAGAATATAACACTTtgaaattccttttaaataatgtgaaaaaaaatgttgggcCAATTGAATTTTTACTAGTCATATACTTAAAAACATGTTCACAATTATGGTAACAGTACATAACAATGTAAAAGAgtgtaaatgtgaaaaactaAATTCTTATGAGGAATCAGCTGAAAAATGTGTGCTCATAAATATGGCATTTAAATACTTAATGACCATAATTatgaacagatgtttttaagttattaaCCCATAcaaactcatttttttcccacgtTATCTATAAGAAATTCTAAAGTATACTGAATTACCACATATCTCAACACACATTTTAAGTCAATTACTCATAAATATAAGGTTGTTCCAgtaattttttgtcacattacttaaaaggaattttaaagtgataATGGGACAAAAAAGGCCCAGTTGGAGTTTGTTGGTACTGTTAAACAGGATGGTGCTGGATGTCAGCTGCTGCTAGTGTGTTAGCTTGTGCTCACCGGGCAGACACCCCAACAGGGTATGACAAAGACAGCTGGATGCCATCCCCACCTAATTACCATGTGTTACCagtttcattgcagttttgacTCACAAGCACTGTCAGATGCAGTAACCAAACATGAGACATCTTACACAAAGGCAAACAAAACATTCGTTTTGAAACcgaaaccattttaaaatgataaattcacAATCATGAGTTCCTTTTTCCaggaaaaaatactttaaacctgcacctttttaaaaagctcttgatgtatttctttaaattattcataTCACATTAAATTGTTCACAATAAAACCTTTAAGCTTTTGTTCCTGTAAGAGATTCCACTGAAATTGAGCTGCACTGAGATTTTCAGATACGGCCCCTTTAACTTTGACCGAACCACTGAGGAAACATTTGAGTGTCGACTAATAGATCTCTGTTGTGTGAGTTGCACATAAAAGGTCTTGGTGTACAAAGCACCCGGTCTCACAATGAAAGAGGGCCCCTTTTGAAAAGACTGATAACTCTGCCAGGCAAACTGAATCCTCTGCCTGGTTGCATCATATTAATTAATGGTCTGTTTACACATGCAAGCCAGGCTAGATGAATTAAGTGCCTATTTATAGGTATAGCAGGAATTCAGGATTCTTTCCGCACTAACTAACCCACCAATGTCAAACTTTCACAGAATACCCTGGAAAAGAGGAATTATAGGGAAACAGCTTATAGGGAATCAGTAATGACTTACTATAAATGCAACAAGAGCTGGATTGTGCAATGTGAGAAATCAAAGACATATGTTCACAGTGTGCGATCCTTGGTGCTTTGTACTACAAATGAGTGCTACAACTTTGTTGCCATGAGCCCATGTGACAGAGAAAGGGGAGGGCAGGGGGTCCACACTCAGTGAAAAGGAGCACGGCACAAGAATGTGAGGAGAGATGGAAACAAGAGGGTGAGCGAGCACAGCGAAGTTGCTGAAGCTGGGTGGAAATTAAGGTAAGAAGGTGCATTTATTTCTTATCTTATTACAATATCTTTATTAGCTTTGCATGAAGGTACATTCTTTCAGAACTAAACAGTGAATACTTTAAATTGGACGAATTAAGCTTGAAATAGGCTTTAGTGTTAGAGGGGATTAATGTTTACACCTGCAGATTCAGATATGTTGATAAATCTACAGGAAAATGTAATGACTTCTGTATTTTAGAACTTACACCATACACACAGTCAGTTGGAAAGCAGTTTTTAGTCGCTACTATTTGAGGTTTTGAGTTTAAGAGTCAatggggaaaatgttttttgaaccAACGTACTCTTAAAGATCCCCTCCACACGTTTCCCTCTCTGCTCGTCTCAGCAGACTACAATCCAATGAAAGTTGGGTCTGAAGGAAAGCTAGTATACTATCTAGCTGTAAAACTTTACATCCTAAAACCAGTAGTCGAGGAGGTGTTTTGatcctttacttcagtaaaggtACTAATACCAAACTGTTGATACTCTGTTAATAGCAAAAGTCCTGGATTGAAAAGGTAACTTAAGTAAATATATCTAATGACAATCAGGACAACGTATTTAAGTACTAATAAAAACaagtataaaagtaaaagtactcagtgcagataaatataaattaatttaatgaataaaacaatcaaaataactTGAAGGAAAAGCAGCAGGTCCTCACATTATGGCAGCAACTTGCCTATTGATTTTCTAATCAATCAACCAATTGTTTCAGgtgcatttgtatattttcatatggtCTCTGTGCAAAGTTTGTGAGGTGACTACTGACTAAAGATATCAAATAATaactacaatatttccctctgaatgTAGTAGACTAGAAAAAAAGTGGCATAAGATTGAAATGTAAGTAATGTAAAAACCTTAAATTTCTACTGAAGGATAGCATTTGAGTGTTGAGAACCTGTGATTAAGTGTTAAATGGCCATCAGAAataatgatgattaaaaaaaaaaaaaaaaaaaaatcaattcaaaagaaaaaagaaaaaacaaaagaaaacagaaaaaacacacaaaataaacccAAATAAAGACTAAGACAAAAAGGGTATGTAGCCAAtgtgaaacaaagacaaagagtgtgtgtgtattagagaGCTAAGATGGCCGCTGAGTCGTAAGAACAATAAAGCCTGTGAGTGGATGCTTTAAGGTCCCTCTCTGAGTGTAGTTATGCTGAAAGCCAAATTTAATGAGTATGTGATCTAAAGGTGCCGGGTTGGTAAAAGACTCCTTCTCTAAGTAGCGTTAGCTTATTAGCATCAGTGTAGGTTTGGCAAAGCCAGCGACcttttattttcagtggtggCATAAATACTAACTAAGCCACCACATCTGCAGCTAAAACAACTGaccaagaacaaacaaacactattTACTTAAGTTTGAGTGCCATTTGGCATTAATGGACCCTTTGCTAAGTCGCGCTCCTTAAACGCAGGCTGGTCAATCATAGCGAAACAATCGGCCACTACAGTTAAAGTATTAAGTTATGGCTGTGTtaattattttggtattttaatggAATTTGTTGCTagtaagaaaaatatagaatatcatCAGCTTTACATGTGAATGTGCGTTGGAGGAACAGTGATGTAACTTTttctgaatcaatttattttagggcaactatttaaataaatgtgtgctGTAGCAATCACTTCTTGCAGCTATAGCGCAGATgctaaaactgctgtttttatctCTATGTTTTCTCTTGGAGGCACTGTTTACGATTatataaaatgaccaaaaagcttCTGATTTGGACATCTGCACCATGCAAAAAAGCGGATGAGTTATAACCTGATTATGTAAGAGCccttgcataaaaaaaaacctaaaaatcaaataaaggaGTAATGAAAATTCTCAGCCCAATGCTGAAATGACTGCATttataaatgtgtataaaaatcTGAAAGACTCTCATGGtgttaatgtatttaatttgcTTTGTCTGACAGGTGAGAGAAACGCAGTGTTTGGATGAGCGCGACAATGAATATGACAGAAGTCTACATGGCTAACATCTATAATGAGGGAAATGTCTCTGGCAATGGAAGCATGGGCGTCCTGATGATCCCCCCCTCCATAAACAAAGCCGCCAACATCTtctccctcatcatcctcttcatcaCCATGATATCCCTTGGCTGTACAATGGAGATATCCAAAATTAAGGTCCATTTCTTAAAGCCAAAAGGAGTAGCCATTGCACTGCTGGCCCAGTTCGGCCTCATGCCCCTGACAGCTTTCTCTCTAGCCAAACTGTTGCAGATGGATCCCGTCAAGGCTGTGACTGTGCTAATCTGCGGCTGTTGTCCGGGGGGAAACTTATCAAACGTTTTCTCCCTGGCCCTGAAGGGGGACATGAACCTCAGGTAAACCCTAAGTGATGCATTGATTCCCGTCTTTACAAACGCCCACAATCATTTAAGCTCTGTCTGCACAATCGGCTGTCGTACCACAGACTGTCACTGACCAGAAATGTTCCTAAAAGACAAGAGCTTTGTTTTGCATGTGTCATTtgagaaatatacattttaggAGTGTCCGTCTACTAATGTTTCTTAATTCTCTGATACTCTCCCAGCATCGTAATGACAACTTGCTCCTGTGTCGCAGCACTGGGTCTGATGCCTTTGCTGCTCTACATCTTCAGCCAAGGCTTCACCGGTCTGGAAAATGCTGTACCATACGGCGGCATCATCTTCGCTCTCACATTCGCCCTGGTGCCTTGTGCCATTGGCATTATCATTAATCACTACAAACCAAACTACTCATCAGTCATCATAAAAGTGAGACTCCTGAAATGCATATTCTGTATAAGATAGCcgtttttttatatatagcaaacattttgatctgtcaaaagagaaaaagcctgtttccatcttcagtctgatgCTGCGTCCActctattttctgtggtttatgATTACTGATTTCAATTGTCCCTGACCAATCAAAAGACACCAATATATCTGCCAGAATGGGTGTGCACCATTAGCACGCTGGTGCACAGCTGTGGTGTGCCAAATAGGCAGTCTGCGCACCTCGTCATAGCTGGCAGTTGCGCCAAATAGGCTGCCAAATTTTACAGAGAAAGCAGCATATACATCCCCATGACCACATGGTTCTGCAAACAGGGACAAGGCAGATCAATCAGAAAAAGAACCGATGAATGTCATTCaggttttaaattaaacatcagTGTCCATGCAGGCAATTGTTTGTCAAATAGGAGAGCCACCATGGCTTTTGCCCTGCAGGctgacattgtttgttttgtcagcagTTACGTGGTTGCTGCCATAGGCTGACAGGTTCCTCTCCATTTTAACAGTTCTCTCCGCCCTCAAAGTTACTTGTTAAGCAAAGCACTGCCGCACTGTAATAGAGTGGGCCCACTCTAATGCTATTTAAAGTCCACGCTGATACCTATTTTGCAGAGATTTTAAGGCCTGAGAagagcaaagtaaaaacatgctATAACTTGCCGATATTGACAAGACATATCAATTTAGAGCAGCCTCGATAGCACCGTCTGTCTTGTCGATGGTGtttgccattgttgttattgctcCTCATTGCTCATGGCACGCAATTTAAACATGCATGCCAACACCTCAAAATGGTCTTTGTCCCACCCATGGCGCTGATTAGCATTAGTAATTGATTTTAACTGAGAAACCGCTGTTTAATTTCACAATGCCAGACCACAATTGGGCAACCTGAACTCTGATGAGTGAGCAAATTCAAAGGTCACATTTGGAAATAGAGAAGAATAGAGAAGGTACACTCTTTGATGCTGATATTCAAGAACTGTTTATAGAAGATAAATTAACCCCACTGACTCTTGAAAGGGGTCTTCATTTCTCGACAGACTGGTCTCAGCCTCCTGATAATCTCCTGCATCATTGGGTTCATCCTGTTTGGTATTGTCGTCAAAGACGTATTGTGGAAGGTCCTAACGCC harbors:
- the LOC121953870 gene encoding sodium/bile acid cotransporter-like; the encoded protein is MSATMNMTEVYMANIYNEGNVSGNGSMGVLMIPPSINKAANIFSLIILFITMISLGCTMEISKIKVHFLKPKGVAIALLAQFGLMPLTAFSLAKLLQMDPVKAVTVLICGCCPGGNLSNVFSLALKGDMNLSIVMTTCSCVAALGLMPLLLYIFSQGFTGLENAVPYGGIIFALTFALVPCAIGIIINHYKPNYSSVIIKTGLSLLIISCIIGFILFGIVVKDVLWKVLTPDFLAVAALMPLIGFTLGYVMSVICRLSPKCSRTVSMETGCQNIQLCFTILKVAFPPEVIGPMFFFPMLYYTFQCAEALLLAVCFRCYQAFKPSAEDGVDVKGGEEKQNPVC